The Cyclobacterium amurskyense genome contains the following window.
TATCGGTCAAATTCAGAAATATCAGACAAATGAACGGTACACTTTACCACATTGTCCATTGTCCCACCTGCAGCTTCAATAATGGCTTTAATATTTTCAAGTGTTCTTTGGGTCTCTTCTTCAATGGTTCCCAATTTGAATTCCGAGGTTTCGAAATCCACCGATGCTTGTCCTGATACGAATAAAAAACCATCCGTTAAAATAGCGTCAGAATAAGCGCCTGTATCAAAACTTAAATCTCTCTTAGGGTGTACTATCTTTTTCATTTTAATCTTTTTTAATTGTTTAAATATTTTATTACCAGGCAGTCCATCCACCATCCACTACCAAGTTATGACCTGTAATATAAGTGGAAGCATCTGAAAGT
Protein-coding sequences here:
- a CDS encoding RidA family protein, encoding MKKIVHPKRDLSFDTGAYSDAILTDGFLFVSGQASVDFETSEFKLGTIEEETQRTLENIKAIIEAAGGTMDNVVKCTVHLSDISEFDRYNKVYASFFKNTKPARITVQSVLAENLKVEIDCIAKIPTLK